The following is a genomic window from Oncorhynchus masou masou isolate Uvic2021 chromosome 6, UVic_Omas_1.1, whole genome shotgun sequence.
GAGAAGCCTTAATATAAATGTGAACCAACACTGTATAGCCCCAAAACGTGGTTAAAACATTCATTTTgatatggatggtcagtccttgcatccacagCTCTGTCTATTGATCTGagaatggttacatttctcctggccaatccctcagctttttatTTATTAATACCAAAACACAGGCGGGGtgtcatttttgtcttcttctaatttGCCTAATCTCAGATTATGTGAAAAAAAGCAAATATAGTGTAGAGTgtgggtattcaactcttacctaTGAGGTCTGGAGTCTGCTGGTTTTCTGCTCTACATGATTATAATTGCACCCAgcaggtgtcccaggtctaaagcAGAAGAAccggcttcgaggtccagagttaaGTTTGAGGGgggtagagaatcattgtaccatctaaactgctgtgaaatatattttccataaccaaaaatattgtattttcagctggtgtacaaaactgaaagtaaaagaccCAAAAATGAGCACCAATAGATCAGATCTATTAgatttgctttcaatgagaatgacagatctataaatcatatttctatgtgaatttggtcaggtcgccgAAAAAGTTATATATTGCAAAGTAATCGAAAACTAagtgaaagtaatcagattagtTGCTGAGTTTGgttaatccaaaagttacgttactacttgcaattttggacaggtaactagtaactgcaaaatattacatttagaaagtaacctacccaacccttcTATTTAGCCATAAGAAGAATGGGAAGCGTCAGTGCCATGCAGGGGAATGGGTTCCTCTCACCTCCAGGTCTGAGAAGAACTCCTGGCCTCCACAACTCGTTCTCTTTCTGGTTCTGGAGCAAACAGGTGTACAGCCCTGCGTCCTCTGAACTTATGTTAATGAGGCGCAGTGTGAAAGTCATCTTGCTTTCCCCATCCCGCTTACTGGCCTGGAACCGGTGTTTGTCCACACTGGGTTCGTGGTTGGTCCGGCCAGCATTGTTGAGGCTGAGAAGGAACTGGATGTCAAGGTTGTTGTGGAGAGTGCGGAACCAGAAGACCATCTGGCAGGAGCGGCTGGAACACTCACAGGTGAGGACCTCTGTGTCGTTGATCTTGGGGTAGCGGACGAAGTCGGACTCTGAAAGTCTCTGGCAGGACACTGGGATAAGGGAAGTTAATGGAGGTTTAGTTTTGCTCAACAAACTGCCACCACATCAAaggagacatacagtatataaacaaTACTGATGGAATGAGGACCTATTGCCATTTTTGCGTGCTGGACTGAGATCAAAATAATAAGAAGACATGATGGACGTCCGTAACATGTACGCTGTCCTACAATATTCTTACCTGACATAAGATTGAAACATTGTCTGCTTGTGTGTCAATATAAATGAATTATTGTGCTTTCACCAGGATTGTGGACACCTGTTTATTAAATCAGGTCAATTATACATGAAATACTGTACATCAAGCGAgatagaaagacagaaagaaaacaGAAGGTTTGAGCCTGCTCAAtgtaaaatgaaaaaaaaaaaagacacaaACCAACACTATCATCAAACCAGTCGTTTTGCAATAGTGGAAATGTTAAATGACAGCGCCTTGGAACCATGAAGAAACACAAATGAAAGGTTAGTGGAGAGACTTATCTATAAAGGCAACATTATGAAGCAAACATTGTGTGAGACACTGCTGAAATGTTTCGCTTGGCTTCTTTATATGTAATGCGTCACAGAAATATGTATACATATCTTAACTGCAGTCTTCTCGTTGGATTTAAGAATAGCTCTTGGTCGTCTTTGAATTTCCGTCATGTCTTGGAAGACAATATTGAGGGTCTGTGCATTTTGATCCAGCATAGTTTTTTATTTACTGTTATTTAATCATCGCAGACTAAAACATCATATCACTTAAATATTTTAAAGAACTTTATATAAAGAAACTTAAAGAAAACACAGGGGCCTCTTCAACACTCCATTAAGcaaataaataacacacacatttAATATTCTGACTTGCACTAGTTGTCAAGTTGGGTCTAACGCTGTTCCTGAGGACTCAACAGAGAAGAACTTGACAGTGGGTAGACAGAATATTGCGGTCCTACCTGTTGTCATCAAACACACCATTGTCCAGACCAGTCCCAATGGGGTCATCTTGAGTGGCTGTGGACTTGTGGTGTATGTCTCGATTGTTAGCTGAGGGTCGGCAAAAGTGCTTTCTTTACCCTTCAAGCATCTGCCAGAGAACAGGGGAGGAACTGAAGTAACATGGCCAAGTGTAACACAGCCACAAACCAGgcctactgcacacacacacacacacacacacacacacacacacacacacacacacacacacacacacacacacacacacacacacacacacacacacacacacacacacacacacacacacacacacacacacacacacacacacacacacacacacacacacacacttgcaataAAGACATTACGTCAGAAGATTTCTCCAAATAATAAATTAGATTTATGTCCTCTTGTTGATTGTTTGTTAGGTTTTGTCTGTATTTGCCACTTAAGAGATCACTGATTCATACAATATTAACacataaaataaaacataaaataaatacattttacggTAACTTTATACTCCTAACTTAAAATGTGTTATGCGGTATGTCTAACTATTCTTCTATATTCCTCTTTAACCAAATCTCTACTCTTGATGTAAATGGCATGCTGTAGAAGTGTTCAGAcacttttttaaaaacatttcacTAGTTTTTGAGACTTACTCCACCAGCGATAGCCCTCATTCTGAATAAGGTAAAACTCATGGACCAACTGAAAGTGAACAATTTCATAATATCAACAATGACTTTATGTCTCAAACAACCTCTGGACTTCTAGAACCACCGGCATAGAAATTTCAGTCAAGGTCGAAAGTATTTAGAGTCCGTATAAATAGTACTTGTCAACACTATTTTAGCACTATATTGTATTGTTTTATACCAACACATTTAAAATCAAGACCTCATTTTTTTCCTGGTGTGACTAGTTTGCACAATTGCCAAGTGTGGATCACCTCTCCTAACCCGAACCGCTCTGCCCAGGTGTGTGACCTAGACCAGCTGCAGCAGCACTGAGTACTGGAGCACAGCTGCAGATCATGTTACCTTAACTCCAGTTCATGTTAAAGCAATACACAGCCAACCAACAATGGTGCTTAATGAGTACTTCTGTCATTGCTAAAACAGATAAATACCCGTATAAATATATCTGAGAAAATCTACATTAATTGACTCTGTCAAGTAAATTCAACTAAGCCTTAACAATTTCAACAGAGCATGAACTTTACCGTAAGATGTAGTGAAGCAGCTTTGAGGTCACTGTTCCTACAATAAAGTGATATGTAGCCTATATTTGATATAAAATGAATGAGCAATAGTAATATATCTGTTTGATAGCCAATACAGTAGCTCACATTTACGTTTTCACGTCTTTATACTGtggcgtacagcaggtcagccaccagggggagactcgtcgagGCCTGGTAACAGATGGGATTTACATCATGAGGTGACTGCTCCATCTGCCAGGTCTCCACGGCTCTCCAGCCAGGACTAATTGGGGTTGATTGCGAgctggtgagtaatcaagggcggCGTGCTCACCATCTGTGCAAGGCCCATAAAGCTGGCAGAAGGGCAGCACACAGGAGGAGttggggaagaaaggactcctgtgtTATTGTTGACGGTTGCAGAGGTAACAAGAGGGAGGTAAGTTTTGTGCCCGACAGGATACAGCCAGACCCAGAATCCCAGAGGATGGCATCCCGGAGAGGTTCTCATATGGGAGACCCATAATTTTCTTTTTGATCTATTAtttaaataaacacccttgaaactgagctaatccttctctgtccgtgtctgatctgGGTAAACGTCTTGACCAACCCACCCGATCTGCCACAATACCCTCTTTATTCCTTAGTTATATGGGCCACCTTTAATATATTTACTTTACACACTAGCTAGGGAATAGAATTCAATAGCAGGTGAACGATTGCCACATTTTTTTGATTTTCTATTTTAATTTCCAAATTTCCATTCAGTAAGAACATTACCCAGATACACTGTAAAGTGCATtcagatagtattcacaccccttgactttctccacattttgttgtgttacagcctgaattgaaaatggattACGTTTAGATTTTTAtgatcactggcctacacacaataccccataagtggaatgattttatacatttttacaaattaataaaaaatgaattaactgaaatgtcttgagtcaataagttttcaatccctttgttatgacaagcctaaataagttcaggagtaaaaatgtgcttaacaagtcgcataataagttgcatggactcacgctgtgcacaataatagtgtttaacatgatttttgaatgactacctcaactctgaggttttccaatgcccctCAACGAAGGGCAATTATTGGTAGATGGgaataaaagcagacattgaatatccctatAAACATGGTgacgttattaattacactttggatggtgtataaatacacccagtcattacaaagatacaggatggaaaccactcagggatttcactgtgaggtcaatggtgacagagtttaatggctgttataagagaaaactgagggtggatcaacaacattggcgttactccataatactaccctaaatgacagaatgaaaagaaggaagcctgtacagaataaaaaatattcaacAACAttacaataaggcactaaagtaaaacagcataaattgtggcaaagaaattaactttatgttctgaatacaaagcgttatgtttggggcaaatcaacACAACACATGACTGAGTACcatttttcatattttcaagcatgctggtggctgcatcatgttatgggtatgcttgttacCAGCAAGGACTAcggagtttaaaaaataaataaataaatgggaTAGAGCTATGCACAGGCAAAATACTCGAGGaaatcctggttcagtctgctttccaacagacgctggaatacaaattcacctttcagaaataacctaaaacacaaggccaaatatacaattACCAAGATGACATCGAATGTTCCTGAGAGGcccagttacagttttgacttaaatcagcttgaaaatctatggaaagacttgaaaatgtctgtaatgttcaaatattgtacaatccaggtgtgcaaagctcttacagatttacccagaaagactcacagctgtaatcgcttccaaaggtgattcaaacatgtattgactcatgggtgtgaatacttatgtaaattatgtttcattttcaataaatttgcaaaaatgtctaaaaacatgttttcactttgtcattatcgggtattgtgtgtagatgggcaaattatgctttttttaaatccatttggaattcaggctgtaacacaacaaactgtggaataagtcaaggggtatgaatactttcttaagGCACTGAACATAGCAGGATGGTGAAGATATACATTTGGGGTCATTTAAAAGTGAACCTGTTCTACAGTGCAGTAAAAAATAAGTGCGTAAAAGTGCATGTAACTGCAACGTTGGGGCATATTTTAGAAATGCATTTCATTACATAGGTTGTTGTTATATAATTGCTATTGAACGTGGCGTTTGCCGTCACTTTGCGAGATAGTTTCTTACATTAACAATGTTCCTTGCTGCAGCTAAGCCAAGGCATTCTGAAAAAGTAACTTGTTACTGCCCAGAACTGCATGGCTATAGTGCTTGGTTCTTTGGAGTCTGTGTGGGCTGAGGGGTATATGGGGAGAAACATGATCTAGGTGGGGGTCGTACAGGGGGAGGATGTGGGCACAGCACAGCTCTACGGGGGTCGAGGGTTTGAGAGAGAGGGAACCAAACCACATGATTCTTTGAAAACAGGAGATCTCAGAAGATCTCTCTACACGCCTCAGAACAGTCAAGCCTTTGTTGGGCTCTCGAGTCACAAAGCTGAAATGCTGAAAAGCTGAAAttctaatctcatatgtatatatacactgtattctatgctaTCTATTGCATTTTAGCCTAtgtcgctctgacattgctcatccatatagttctatattcttattccattccttcacttagatttgtgtgtattaggtagttattgtggaattgttagatattacttattagatatttcactacacaagcatttcactacacttgcaataagatctgctaaccatgtgtatgtgaccaataaaatttgctTTGAGTTGATTTGATAAATATTTAATCTCATGTATTTTCAGCTACACACAGTATAGGAGACCTAAGAATGTTCATGTCTGTTCAGGTACACACAGTATAGGAGACCTAGGAATGTTCATGTCTGTTCAGGTACACACAGTACAGGACACCTAGGAATGTTCATGTCTGTTCAGGTACACACAGTTCAGGAGACCTAGGAATGTTCATGTCTGTTCAGGTACACACAGTTCAGGAGACCTAGGAATGTTCATGTCTGTTCAGGTACAAACAGTTCAGGAGACCTAGGAATGTTCATGTCTGTTCAAGTACACACAGTTCAGGAGACCTAGGAATGTTCATGTCTGTTCAGGTACACAAGACCTAAGAATGTTCATGTTTTTTTTCCATCTGTATGATTTGTATTGTTGTTTGCAAAACAATTCTGAATGAAATGTTGAATTCAGTGTGTTAACTTGATAACAATGATCCAATAGACATTGATCTTGGCTGTCAGCTTGGTTGTCAAAACGTTGGTAATTAAAtctttgcatctgagctcctagagtgtgcggctctctttaaTTTTCAaggtttctactccgctagccagcacctcgccgaaataggtgtgcgtttctttttcttctagattgATCAAATATACACCAGATGTAACTGCTGTATATGAACTTTCATTCATTCTACAATAAACCGTAGTATGCCAAGTGTCCTCATTTCTACCTCCTGCACCTGTTTGACCCCACACAAATGCAagctcacacacatgcacgcacagacacatTTTCTGCAgacgtcgctctctctctctagagtctAGACACTCAAAATTAGATCCATATAGATAGAGGTATCAGGCCTCCTCTATATTTAACCAGATTCACTAGTTGTGTTACCTCCTTCAACTGGTTTTTATTACACTGAGATTAACAGTCCTACAGTATTGTAGCTACGGTAACTACCGGTAATAGTACGCTATTTGTTGCCCTGATTCCTGAAAAGGATCTGATGTATTTTTTATCCAACATAACAGATTTACATTGTAATTTAAAAACTAGAATAGGACTTTTCTTGAAGACAACATGCGTGTGTTTGCTCTTCTtgaagtatttttcatggtagtgaAAGAGGCCCTGAGATTACAGAGTTGGATTGACCAGCTGCTGCCTCCCTATGGTACATCTTGGCCATTGCACAGCAAAGAGGTGAGCTCTCCTTTCCAAACCTGCCTTACCATTACATTTATGGTCTTGCTACATTGGTGAGAGAGATTTTCAGTCAAGAAAAAGTAGGAGGTAAAATTACAGAACAATGTTGTGCGTAATTGCAGGGTATTCTTTGAGAGCTGAAATCAGATAATTATATGTGACGTCGGAGATCCAGTCTGCCCACATTAGTTGCTGGTCAACTCCATCATGGAGTTGAGTTTAATTGGCTAATACTGGCTAAGAGTGCCCTACAGCAAAAGCCCTGATGGGAGACTAAAACCAATAACTAGGAATTAAAAATAGTTTATCTTTGCCCAGCAGCCCATTGTGTCAACAGAAGAGTATGGAGAACATgtacaatgcattcagaaagtattcagaccccttccctttatcCACAAGttgctacattacagccttattttaaaatgtattaaataaaaatccttgtcaatctacagacaatacctcataatgacaaagcaggtttttagacattttgaaaatgtattcaaaataaaacacagaaataccttatttacataagtattcagaccctttgctatgagactcaaaattgagctcaggtgcatcctgtttccatgaatctccctttagatgtttctacaacttgattggagtccacctgtggtaaattcaactgattggacatgatttggaaaggcacacaactgtctatataaggtcccacagttgacagtaaatgtcagagcaaaaaccaagccatgaagtcgaaggaattgtccgtagagctccgagacaggattgtttcgaaGGCACGGATCCAGGGAAGGGTACCAAGAacgcagtggcctccatcattcataaatggaagacgtttggaaccaccaagactcttcctagagctggccgaacggcctaactgagcaatcaggggagaagggctttggtcagggagtagaccaagaacctgatggtcactctgacagagctccagaattcctctgttaaaatgggagaaccttccagaagggaagcaccaccaatcaggcctttatggtagagtggccagatggaaaccattccagcccgcttggagtttgccaaaaggcacctaaaggactctcagacgatgaaaaacaagattctatcgtctgatgaaaccaagattgaagtctttggcctgaatgccaagtgtcacatctggaggaaactttgcaccatccctacggtgaagcattgtcgtggcagcatcatgctgtgaggatgtttttcagcatcagggactgggagactagtcagctTTGAGCGAAAGTTGAACGGAGAAAAATACAGAgaaatcattgatgaaaacctgctccagagcgctcaggacctcagaattggccaaaagttcaccttccaacaggacaacgaccctaagcaaacagccaagacaatgcaggaaggGCTTCAGTCTCTtaatgtccttgattggcccagccagagcccagactttaattcgattgaacatctctggacagacctgaaaatagctgtgcagcgacgctccccatccaagctGACAGGGCTTGAGTGAGTCTGCAGAGATGAAATGGGAGaaaaatccccaaatacaggtgtgccaagcttgtagcgtcaaacccaagaagactcaaggctataatcactgccaaaggtgcttcaacaaagtactgagtaaagggtctgaatacttatgtaaatctgtttttgctttgtcattattgggtattgtgtgtagattgataaggggggggaacaatttaatcaattttaggatAATGCTGTAatataataaaatgtggaaaaagccaaggggtctgaattatttCCAAATGCACAGTGTAACCAATATAGAAAAACATTCttttagtatttctccagtaTGTTTCCTCAAGGATAAAGCCTCCACTTCTATGTACaatataataaaacaaaaacactaaagtaaatactacagtaatttctgaaaaaatactacagtaattattacagtatactacaggcctcaaaaacactacagtaaatactacagtatactacagtccaaAAACACTACAATaattactacagtatactactgttTTCTTTTACTATGGTAATTATACTATAGCTAACTGTAAATGCTAGTTTTCACAGTCATGTTTTTCCAGACTTTAGTCTATAGTATTTAGTATTGtttcaacaaaacaccaaataattAAGTTTCTCATAGAAGAATTGTGTTGCGTTcttccaatagagttccagacacttgtaggaTACACTGTATGCCAAGAAGCatttgaagctgttctggcagctcatGGTGGCCCAACACTCTATTAACCCTTTAGATCCCAATAGAATGATGCTGTAGATTAATGAGAATTTTCAAGATAAAGCTACATTTCTAACACatttcaaacaaacaaacatagctCAAAACAAAGCACAAATGAGAATTACACAACCTCGTCTTTAATATGACATCACGTTCATGTCAATAGGACTAACACTAATTGTGTCTTCCATTGTGTAGACACACTATCAAAAAACGATTAACATTCAACTCAACAACAAAAACCTAAAGTATTTAAATTGGAGTAAATTTGACTAAATGACTAAACATGtatattatatacattatatacataatATATTATACTTAGAAATATTATTTAAATATAAATAAACAATTCTCCAAAATGTGACAAGAGGACaatattcagaaagtatttcaaAACCCACACAAAGTAGGTTATGTGATTGTTTAAGAAGTAAGAATCGTTGTCAATGTAAAAATGCAAAAAACTATTCAGAGACTATTTCAAAATGTAGGTAACCTCTCTCAATAAGATTTAGTACAGACAAGGCCTGACACAAAATGTAGAAATAATAGCCTACTTTGACAACAATTCAGTGAATGCAACACGTattagatagagacagataaagagagaagaTACAAAACacaacaactgttcagagacaATAAAATATTTGTAGGACAAATCCATATTTCACATTTAGCCTAAAACATGTCATGTTAAGCATGGCCCCATCCTGCAAAGTGGCACAGaacacgtacagtaccagtcaaaagtttggacacacctactcatttaggggtttttctttattttttatatttttttctacattgtagcgaaggcatcaaaactattaaataacacatatggaataatttgccttgatgaaagctttgcacactcttggcattctctcaaccagcttcacctggaatgcttttccaacactcttgaaggagttcccacatatgctgagcacttgttggctgcctttccttcactctgctgttcaactcatcccaaaccatctcaattgggttgaggtcgggtgattgtggaggccaggtcatctgttgcagcactccatcactctccttctttgtcaaatagcacttacacagcaaagcaccctcacaccatcacacctcctcctccatgcttcacggtgggaaccacacgtacggagatcatccgttcatctgctctgcgtctcacaaacacacggcggttggaaccaaaaatcgcaaatttagacctctgaacagtttatgttgagatgtgtctgtttcctGAATTCTGTGAagcgtttatttgggctgcaatttctgagactggtaactctactgaacttatcctctgcagcagaggtaactcttggtcttcctttcctgttgccggtcctcatgagatcaagtttcatcatagtgcttgatggtttttgcaactgccaCTTGatgaaactttaaaagttcttgacattgtCTAGATTGAATCTATTCATGTTTTAAAGTTATGATGGACTCTTACAATTAtaatttatctttgcttatttgagctgttcttgccataatatggacttggtctttttccaaatagggttatcttccgtataccacccctaccttgtcacaacataactgattgtctcaaatgcactaagaaggaaagaaattccacaaattcacctttaacaaggcacacctgttaatttaaatgcattccaggtgactaccgcatgaagctggttgagagaattgcaagagtatgcaaagctgtcatcaaggcaacgagtggctactttgaagaatctgaaatagaaaatatattttgatttgttgaacacttttttcgttactacagtacatgattccatatgtgttatttcaaagttttgatgtcttcacgattattctacaatgtagaaaatagtaaaattaaagaaaaacccttgaatgagtaggtattctaaaacatttgaacggtagtgtagagtcacttagaaatgttcttgttttccatgaaaacatacatgaaatgagttgcaaaatgagtATTCATtaaatatagtcaagatgttgacaatAATGATTTTAtttttgaaataataattgtgtccttcaaactttgattttgtcaaagaatcctccatttgcagcaattacagccttgaagACCTTTGGTATTCTAGTTGTTAATTCGTTgatgtaatctgaagagatttcactccatgcttcctgaagcacctcccacaagttggattggcttgatgggcacttcttatgtaccatacggtcaagctgctccgaCAACAGAtgggggttgagatctggtgactgtgctggccactccattatagaccgaataccagctgactgcttcttccctaaatagttattgcatagtttggagctgtgctttgggtcagtctcctgttgtaggaggaaattggctccaattaagcgccgtccacaggatatggcatggcgttgcaaaatggagtgatattCTTcattcttcaagatccctttttaCACTGTACAAAAATCctactttaccaccaccaaagcacccccagaccatcacattgcctccaccacgcttgacagatggcgt
Proteins encoded in this region:
- the LOC135541497 gene encoding uncharacterized protein LOC135541497; translated protein: MTPLGLVWTMVCLMTTVSCQRLSESDFVRYPKINDTEVLTCECSSRSCQMVFWFRTLHNNLDIQFLLSLNNAGRTNHEPSVDKHRFQASKRDGESKMTFTLRLINISSEDAGLYTCLLQNQKENELWRPGVLLRPGETRPTLLPITKPQPQGIPNSIPNSIPNSIPNGRCTKSNYQTPKGCGSKVLWPLVGVLLALAVALISTLYYFSRLPKKCRHQFAKKGPLE